The Euleptes europaea isolate rEulEur1 chromosome 2, rEulEur1.hap1, whole genome shotgun sequence genome has a segment encoding these proteins:
- the TSEN15 gene encoding tRNA-splicing endonuclease subunit Sen15: MEEAPSGSLGLGAAQSGRLLAGGSAPPVQEQDTWRPRRWGPREDWLAAHPTLTRMMSLDVADNGHVYAAFLVYLDLLEARNWHEVSYVGLAEFQLVCLCGREREADDLQVVVPTPAHVLFSHERMRQIMKRTHTVSDSPMSITLAIVESDSTIVYYKLTDGFVMPDPPDHTEDLDNKQWRKKRKRLLR; encoded by the exons ATGGAAGAAGCGCCCAGTGGCAGTTTGGGGCTCGGAGCTGCCCAGAGCGGCCGTTTATTGGCGGGGGGCTCCGCTCCGCCCGTTCAGGAGCAGGATACCTGGAGACCGAGGAGATGGGGGCCCCGAGAGGACTGGCTGGCGGCTCATCCGACG CTCACGAGAATGATGTCATTGGATGTGGCTGACAATGGCCATGTGTATGCCGCTTTCTTAGTATACTTGGACCTCTTAGAAG CTAGAAACTGGCATGAGGTCTCCTATGTTGGGCTAGCAGAATTCCAGCTCGTATGTCTTTGTGGGCGCGAGAGAGAAGCCGACGATTTACAAGTGGTGGTGCCAACTCCAGCCCACGTGTTGTTCAGCCATGAGAG GATGAGGCAGATTATGAAGAGAACACATACAGTATCCGATTCCCCGATGTCCATCACACTGGCTATAGTTGAATCAGATTCAACAATAGTCTACTATAAGCTGACGGATGGTTTTGTCATGCCCGACCCTCCTGACCATACTGAAGACTTGGACAATAAAcagtggaggaaaaaaagaaagaggctTTTGAGATGA